The proteins below are encoded in one region of Pseudomonas putida NBRC 14164:
- the fliR gene encoding flagellar biosynthetic protein FliR produces the protein MLELTDAQIGTWVATFILPLFRVTAVLMTMPILGTRMLPARVRLYVAVAITVVIVPALPPLPEFDPLSLRGLLLCAEQIIVGALFGLALQLLFQAFVIAGQVVAVQMGMAFASMVDPANGVNVTVISQFMTMLVSVLFLLMNGHLVVFEVLTESFTTLPVGNALVVNQFWELAGRLGWVFSAGLLLILPVIAALLVVNIAFGVMTRAAPQLNIFSIGFPLTLVMGMFIFWVGLADVLSHYQALASEALQWLRELARAR, from the coding sequence CGGCACTTGGGTTGCCACCTTCATCCTGCCGTTGTTCAGGGTGACTGCGGTGCTGATGACCATGCCGATCCTTGGCACACGCATGCTGCCGGCGCGGGTGCGCCTGTACGTGGCGGTGGCCATTACCGTGGTGATCGTGCCGGCGCTGCCGCCGTTGCCTGAATTCGACCCGTTGAGCCTGCGCGGCCTGCTGCTGTGCGCCGAACAGATCATCGTTGGTGCGCTGTTCGGCCTGGCCTTGCAGTTGTTGTTCCAGGCTTTCGTGATCGCCGGGCAGGTCGTCGCGGTGCAGATGGGCATGGCCTTCGCCTCGATGGTCGATCCCGCCAACGGCGTTAACGTCACGGTCATCAGCCAGTTCATGACCATGCTGGTGAGCGTGCTGTTCCTGTTGATGAACGGCCACCTGGTGGTGTTCGAGGTGCTGACCGAAAGTTTTACCACCTTGCCGGTGGGCAATGCGCTGGTGGTCAACCAGTTCTGGGAGCTGGCCGGGCGGCTGGGTTGGGTATTTTCTGCCGGCCTGTTGCTGATCCTGCCGGTGATCGCTGCGTTGCTGGTGGTGAACATTGCCTTCGGCGTGATGACCCGCGCCGCGCCGCAGTTGAACATCTTCTCCATTGGCTTTCCGCTGACCCTGGTCATGGGCATGTTCATTTTCTGGGTCGGCCTGGCCGATGTGCTGTCCCACTACCAGGCATTGGCCAGCGAAGCGCTGCAATGGCTGCGTGAACTGGCGAGGGCGCGCTGA
- the flhB gene encoding flagellar biosynthesis protein FlhB, with the protein MAESESGQDKTEDPTDKRKRDAREKGEIARSKELNTVAVTLAGAGGLLAFGGHMAETLLSIMRINFSLTRDIIVDERAMGAFLLASGKMAIWAVQPVLILLFVISFVAPIALSGFLFSGSLLQPKFSRMNPLAGLKRMFSMHGLTELLKALAKFFVILAVAVVVLINDRQALLSIANEPLEQAIIHSLQVVGWSALWMSAGLLLIAAADVPIQLYQTHKKMKMTKQEVRDEYKDSEGKPEVKQRIRQLQREMSQRRMMAAVPQADVIITNPTHYAVALQYDPEKGGAAPLLLAKGTDFMALKIREIGVEHKIQILESPALARAIYYSTEPEQEIPAGLYLAVAQVLAYVFQIRQYRAGRGKRPEPLKEDLPIPPDLRRDS; encoded by the coding sequence ATGGCAGAAAGCGAGAGCGGTCAGGACAAGACAGAAGACCCCACCGACAAGCGCAAGCGCGATGCCCGCGAGAAAGGCGAGATCGCCCGCTCCAAGGAGCTGAACACGGTGGCGGTGACCCTGGCTGGCGCGGGTGGCCTGCTGGCATTCGGCGGTCATATGGCCGAGACGTTGCTGAGCATCATGCGCATCAACTTCAGCCTGACCCGCGACATCATTGTCGACGAGCGAGCCATGGGCGCCTTCCTGCTGGCCTCGGGCAAGATGGCAATATGGGCGGTGCAGCCGGTGCTGATCCTGCTGTTCGTGATTTCCTTCGTGGCACCAATTGCCCTCAGTGGTTTCCTGTTCTCTGGCAGCCTGCTGCAGCCAAAATTCAGCCGCATGAACCCACTGGCAGGGCTCAAGCGCATGTTCTCCATGCATGGCCTGACCGAGCTGCTCAAGGCGCTGGCCAAGTTTTTCGTGATCCTGGCGGTGGCGGTGGTGGTGCTGATCAACGACCGCCAGGCATTGCTGTCGATTGCCAACGAACCGCTGGAGCAGGCGATCATTCACAGCCTGCAGGTGGTGGGCTGGAGTGCGCTGTGGATGTCGGCCGGGTTGCTGCTGATCGCGGCGGCGGATGTGCCCATCCAGCTGTACCAGACGCACAAGAAAATGAAGATGACCAAGCAGGAAGTGCGCGACGAGTACAAGGACAGCGAGGGCAAGCCCGAGGTCAAGCAGCGCATTCGCCAGCTGCAGCGCGAGATGTCGCAGCGGCGCATGATGGCAGCGGTGCCGCAGGCCGATGTGATCATCACCAACCCGACGCACTATGCGGTGGCCCTGCAGTACGACCCGGAGAAGGGCGGGGCGGCGCCGTTGCTGCTGGCCAAGGGTACCGACTTCATGGCCTTGAAGATTCGGGAGATTGGCGTTGAGCACAAGATCCAGATCCTCGAATCGCCGGCGCTGGCGCGGGCGATCTACTACTCCACCGAGCCAGAGCAGGAGATCCCCGCCGGCTTGTACCTGGCCGTGGCGCAGGTGCTGGCCTATGTGTTCCAGATCCGTCAGTACCGCGCTGGCAGGGGCAAGCGGCCAGAGCCGTTGAAAGAAGACCTGCCGATCCCACCGGACCTGCGTCGCGACAGTTGA